One window from the genome of Streptococcus salivarius encodes:
- a CDS encoding peptidylprolyl isomerase, with protein sequence MKNIKKYIPLIIVLVIAGLGFAFRENIARVVRGDAYVDNKIFTKQLEKAQKSGKDAFPQLSDKVGKDEAEVILHTSKGDITVKLFPTLAPKASENFLKHAKDKYYDGLTFHRVIKDFMIQSGDPKGDGTGGESIWKKGFAVEPTPFLYNIRGALAMANTGAKNSNGSQFYIVQNKDDQSKQLGNAGYPKPIIDAYKKGGYPAGDTKYTVFGQVIKGMDVVDTIANLEVDDNSKPKENVTVNSVEVVKDYKFK encoded by the coding sequence ATGAAAAACATTAAAAAGTACATTCCATTAATTATTGTACTTGTTATCGCAGGCCTAGGTTTTGCCTTTCGTGAGAACATCGCACGCGTCGTTCGTGGAGATGCTTATGTTGATAATAAGATATTCACTAAACAATTAGAAAAAGCCCAAAAATCTGGAAAAGATGCCTTTCCACAGTTGTCTGACAAGGTCGGTAAGGACGAAGCTGAAGTTATCCTCCACACTTCAAAGGGTGATATCACAGTCAAACTCTTCCCTACACTTGCTCCAAAGGCTTCTGAAAACTTCTTGAAACATGCCAAGGACAAATACTATGATGGTCTTACCTTCCACCGTGTCATCAAGGACTTCATGATTCAAAGTGGTGACCCTAAGGGTGACGGTACTGGCGGAGAATCTATCTGGAAGAAAGGTTTCGCTGTTGAGCCTACACCATTCCTCTACAACATCCGTGGCGCACTTGCTATGGCCAATACTGGTGCTAAGAATTCAAATGGCAGCCAATTCTACATTGTTCAAAACAAGGACGATCAAAGCAAGCAACTAGGAAATGCTGGCTATCCAAAACCTATCATTGACGCCTACAAAAAAGGTGGTTACCCAGCTGGTGATACCAAATATACTGTCTTTGGACAAGTCATCAAAGGCATGGATGTCGTTGATACCATTGCAAACCTTGAAGTCGATGACAACAGCAAACCAAAAGAAAATGTAACGGTTAATTCCGTTGAAGTTGTGAAAGACTACAAATTCAAATAA
- a CDS encoding helix-turn-helix transcriptional regulator produces MDIATLIKEYRTKTGMTQQELADKVFVTRQTISKWELGKSEPDNVSLELLFKEMNIEKESQKGIKANLISRKNILLTIIAVLFSPSILIIRLLVLKIGKIENKRLVILINTFLFIIIGIYLKSLKDNVYFGFLGIIAIAYSLYSFYKLSLEIKKD; encoded by the coding sequence ATGGACATTGCTACGTTGATTAAAGAATATAGAACTAAAACAGGTATGACTCAGCAAGAACTTGCAGATAAAGTATTTGTTACTCGTCAGACGATTTCTAAATGGGAATTAGGAAAAAGTGAACCTGATAATGTTTCACTGGAACTATTATTTAAAGAGATGAATATTGAAAAAGAATCTCAAAAAGGCATTAAAGCTAATTTAATTAGCAGAAAAAATATTTTACTTACAATCATTGCCGTTTTATTCTCTCCATCGATACTTATCATTAGACTATTGGTACTTAAAATAGGCAAGATAGAAAATAAAAGATTAGTCATTTTGATCAATACCTTTCTCTTTATAATAATTGGCATTTATCTGAAGAGTTTAAAGGATAATGTATACTTTGGTTTCTTGGGAATCATTGCAATTGCTTATAGCCTTTATAGTTTTTATAAGCTTAGTTTGGAGATTAAAAAAGACTAG
- a CDS encoding CD20-like domain-containing protein, translated as MATREEWVRHFEDVNGRKPSPEEFMEAKKEGFVIASEEPSAQVSEQVEAKQVDSSEATEEVTADSVADTQPEEAQVALEEEAPKPMPELNMEKEQEKETPKASQIPLENPYYKPKVTKNNAFVNIALPIIILVLGILFVILSWTLPFGFVFTFLAFFLIILAIVTLVLSLKSTRKALSIIALVMSIIFFMTSLAGAGYQAVKFVMNHAEQFQSDGHDRAYLYIDENYKFDWTEDQFKELKVGTLTLDEVLDAHGKATDAEYSDAYEEDKPDLLDLTYRKENTDGNNYVRLTFENKGDVYVLKSASATFNYDKVKKVDDYHSNWTKDDYEKLAVGTQADLLKGTRLSEVVEKHPEASFTYHEMRQTEQGDLTQSVSLSYRDYNPENGKVDTVRLTFDYDKRENEYFLTDKSDE; from the coding sequence ATGGCAACTAGAGAAGAATGGGTGCGTCACTTTGAGGACGTCAATGGACGTAAACCAAGTCCTGAGGAGTTTATGGAAGCTAAGAAAGAGGGTTTTGTCATTGCTTCGGAGGAACCAAGTGCCCAAGTGTCTGAGCAGGTTGAGGCTAAGCAGGTGGATAGTTCTGAAGCTACTGAAGAGGTGACAGCTGACTCAGTAGCAGATACGCAACCAGAAGAGGCTCAGGTGGCATTAGAGGAGGAAGCTCCTAAGCCAATGCCTGAGTTGAATATGGAGAAAGAGCAAGAAAAAGAAACTCCAAAGGCAAGTCAGATACCTTTGGAAAACCCTTATTACAAACCAAAAGTAACCAAGAATAATGCTTTTGTTAATATTGCTTTGCCGATTATTATCCTAGTTTTGGGGATTCTATTCGTCATTTTGTCTTGGACGCTTCCTTTCGGTTTTGTCTTTACTTTCCTTGCTTTCTTCCTTATCATTCTAGCTATTGTGACTTTGGTTTTGAGTCTGAAGTCGACACGCAAGGCACTTTCTATTATTGCCCTAGTCATGTCAATCATCTTCTTCATGACTTCGCTTGCTGGAGCAGGCTATCAAGCAGTGAAATTTGTCATGAACCATGCTGAGCAGTTCCAAAGTGATGGTCACGATAGAGCTTATCTGTACATCGATGAGAATTATAAGTTTGACTGGACTGAGGATCAGTTTAAGGAGTTGAAGGTTGGTACTTTGACATTGGATGAGGTCTTGGACGCTCACGGTAAGGCGACTGATGCCGAGTATAGTGATGCTTACGAGGAAGATAAACCAGATTTGCTAGACCTTACCTATAGAAAAGAAAACACAGATGGAAACAACTATGTTCGTTTGACTTTTGAGAATAAAGGCGATGTCTATGTTTTGAAATCTGCCTCAGCAACCTTTAACTATGATAAGGTTAAAAAAGTTGATGATTATCATAGCAACTGGACAAAAGATGACTATGAAAAGTTGGCTGTAGGTACACAAGCTGATTTGCTTAAGGGTACACGACTTTCTGAGGTGGTTGAAAAACACCCAGAGGCTAGCTTCACTTATCATGAAATGAGACAAACCGAACAGGGCGATCTCACTCAGTCAGTGAGTCTTAGCTACCGTGATTATAATCCAGAAAATGGTAAGGTAGATACTGTTCGTTTGACCTTCGACTATGACAAACGTGAAAACGAGTACTTCTTGACAGATAAATCAGACGAATAG
- a CDS encoding LysR family transcriptional regulator, which produces MNIQQLRYVVAIANSGTFREAASKLFVSQPSLSVAIKDLEQELNFQIFTRTTTGAVLTSQGMTFYERALEVVCSFDSFENRYLNASEKGNQYSIASQHYDFLPPLITTFSERYPDYKDFRIFESTTIQILDEVAKGHSEIGIIYLNRQNSKGIQQNMDKLGLEAIDLIPFKTHIYLRKGHPLAKKESLVMEDLAALPTVRFTQEKDEYLYYSENFVDTSDSSLMFNVTDRATLNGILERTDAYATGSGFLDAQSVNGITVIPLEDNLDNKMVYVRRKGINLSSCALKFVNVMFDYFDTYKP; this is translated from the coding sequence ATGAACATACAACAACTACGTTATGTCGTAGCCATTGCCAACAGCGGAACCTTCCGTGAGGCAGCCAGCAAGCTCTTTGTGAGCCAGCCTAGCCTATCAGTGGCTATCAAGGATTTGGAGCAGGAGCTGAATTTTCAAATTTTCACCCGTACAACGACGGGGGCTGTCTTGACCAGTCAGGGTATGACCTTTTATGAGCGTGCGCTTGAGGTGGTATGCAGTTTTGATAGTTTTGAAAATCGCTATCTCAATGCTTCTGAAAAGGGTAACCAGTATTCGATTGCCAGCCAGCACTATGACTTTTTGCCACCTTTGATTACGACTTTTTCAGAGCGTTACCCTGATTACAAGGATTTCCGTATCTTTGAGTCTACGACCATTCAGATTTTGGATGAGGTAGCCAAGGGACACAGTGAGATTGGGATTATCTATTTGAATCGTCAAAATAGCAAGGGAATCCAGCAAAATATGGACAAGCTTGGGCTTGAGGCTATTGATTTGATTCCGTTTAAGACGCACATTTATCTCCGTAAGGGGCATCCTCTGGCTAAAAAAGAAAGTCTGGTCATGGAAGACTTGGCGGCCTTGCCTACGGTGCGTTTCACTCAGGAGAAGGACGAGTACCTTTACTATTCTGAGAACTTTGTGGATACGTCAGATTCGTCTCTTATGTTTAACGTGACAGACCGTGCGACTTTGAACGGTATCTTGGAACGTACGGATGCTTATGCGACGGGGTCTGGCTTCTTGGATGCACAAAGTGTGAATGGGATTACGGTGATTCCGCTTGAGGATAATTTGGATAACAAGATGGTTTATGTCCGTCGTAAGGGGATTAACTTGTCGTCTTGTGCTCTCAAGTTTGTCAATGTTATGTTTGACTACTTTGATACATACAAACCATAG
- the lspA gene encoding signal peptidase II → MRKVAIPLAILALIGLDQWVKHWVVANIALNQVIKAIPGLFSLTYLQNRGAAFSILQDQKYFFVILTVLVIGAALVYLVKNYQKSLWLVLSLVLIISGGIGNFIDRLHLGYVVDMVQLDFIDFAIFNVADSYLTVGVLLLILILWKEENGSHH, encoded by the coding sequence ATGCGTAAGGTTGCGATTCCTTTGGCTATTCTAGCTCTGATTGGTTTGGATCAGTGGGTCAAGCATTGGGTTGTGGCAAATATTGCCCTTAACCAAGTTATCAAGGCTATTCCTGGACTTTTCAGCTTAACCTATCTACAGAACCGTGGTGCTGCCTTTTCGATTTTACAGGATCAGAAATATTTCTTTGTGATTTTGACGGTTCTAGTGATTGGTGCGGCTCTGGTTTATCTGGTTAAGAATTATCAGAAGAGTCTTTGGCTGGTGCTATCTTTGGTGTTGATTATCTCAGGTGGTATTGGTAACTTTATTGACCGTCTGCACTTGGGTTACGTGGTTGATATGGTTCAGCTTGATTTTATTGATTTTGCGATATTTAACGTGGCAGACTCCTATCTAACGGTGGGCGTGCTGCTCTTGATTTTAATCTTATGGAAAGAGGAAAATGGAAGTCATCATTAA
- a CDS encoding RluA family pseudouridine synthase, with protein sequence MEVIIKEAGNRLDKALADLTELSRSQANEAIKAGTVLVNGKSAKAKYAVKEGDVITYELPEEEVLEYKAEDIPLDIIYEDADVAVVNKPQGMVVHPSAGHTSGTLVNALMYHVKDLSSINGVVRPGIVHRIDKDTSGLLMIAKNDKAHNALAAELKDKKSLRKYVAIVHGNLPNDRGVIEAPIGRSDKDRKKQAITAKGKPAVTRFTVLERFGNYTLVELQLETGRTHQIRVHMAYIGHPVAGDPLYGPRKTLKGHGQFLHAKTLGFTHPTTGELVEFTAEEPAIFKETLEKLREV encoded by the coding sequence ATGGAAGTCATCATTAAAGAGGCGGGAAACCGCCTGGACAAGGCCCTGGCAGATTTGACAGAATTGTCACGTAGTCAGGCCAATGAAGCAATCAAGGCTGGGACAGTCTTGGTTAATGGTAAGTCGGCAAAGGCCAAGTATGCGGTTAAAGAGGGTGATGTCATCACCTATGAATTGCCAGAAGAAGAGGTCTTGGAGTACAAGGCCGAGGATATTCCTTTGGATATTATCTACGAAGATGCGGATGTGGCAGTGGTCAACAAACCTCAAGGTATGGTGGTCCATCCCTCAGCTGGTCACACGTCTGGTACCTTGGTCAATGCCCTGATGTATCATGTCAAGGACCTCTCGTCTATCAATGGTGTGGTTCGTCCAGGAATTGTCCACCGTATCGATAAGGACACGTCAGGTCTCCTTATGATTGCTAAGAATGATAAGGCTCACAATGCTTTGGCGGCGGAGCTTAAGGATAAGAAGTCCCTTCGTAAGTATGTGGCTATCGTGCATGGCAATCTGCCTAACGATCGAGGTGTGATTGAGGCTCCGATTGGGCGCTCAGACAAGGATCGCAAGAAGCAGGCGATTACAGCTAAAGGGAAACCGGCAGTTACACGATTTACCGTTCTTGAACGTTTTGGCAACTATACCTTGGTAGAGTTGCAACTGGAAACAGGTCGCACGCACCAGATTCGTGTGCACATGGCTTATATCGGTCACCCGGTGGCGGGAGATCCTCTTTATGGGCCACGCAAGACCCTCAAGGGCCATGGCCAATTTCTACATGCCAAGACCCTTGGTTTCACGCATCCTACGACTGGAGAATTGGTCGAATTTACAGCGGAAGAACCTGCTATTTTCAAGGAAACCTTGGAGAAGTTGAGAGAAGTTTAA
- a CDS encoding CPBP family intramembrane glutamic endopeptidase: MKTFVRAFIMTVTYFLPLFLLSTVVSGETVTSYLLAGVLTVLAYLGLVWLYLTFWDKKPWSVMKLRVDHQAIKGFVLAASWTVIIVVASCVGAIFLGDVDKSAASWSVANLVKAFVSAFLIQGFPEELVFRGYIFQTLHLKPAHKMLASAALFAAIHLVHLTSGWGFGLLTTAMAFSFGLFAAILRDRYQTTWAAVAVHGGIHMTRKMFELAGYGFGNSHFMLAGAGFLLCSIYLLWRWYRPVADV; encoded by the coding sequence ATGAAAACTTTTGTACGAGCATTTATAATGACTGTTACTTACTTTTTACCCCTTTTTCTCCTCTCAACAGTTGTATCGGGTGAGACAGTTACGAGTTACTTGCTTGCAGGGGTACTGACGGTGCTAGCCTATCTAGGACTGGTCTGGCTTTATCTGACATTTTGGGATAAAAAACCATGGTCAGTCATGAAATTACGGGTAGACCATCAGGCTATCAAAGGCTTTGTCCTAGCAGCTTCTTGGACTGTTATAATTGTCGTAGCTAGTTGTGTAGGCGCTATTTTTCTAGGCGATGTGGACAAGTCAGCAGCTAGCTGGTCAGTTGCTAACCTTGTGAAAGCTTTTGTATCGGCCTTTTTGATTCAAGGCTTTCCTGAAGAATTAGTCTTTCGGGGCTATATTTTTCAGACCCTTCATCTCAAGCCCGCCCATAAGATGCTGGCGTCAGCTGCTTTATTTGCGGCAATCCATCTAGTACATCTTACATCAGGATGGGGATTTGGGCTCTTAACGACGGCTATGGCATTTTCCTTCGGTCTATTTGCAGCGATTCTACGTGATCGCTATCAGACGACTTGGGCAGCAGTGGCTGTGCATGGAGGAATTCACATGACTCGTAAAATGTTTGAATTGGCTGGCTATGGGTTTGGGAATTCTCATTTTATGCTAGCGGGAGCAGGCTTCTTGTTGTGCTCCATCTATTTACTCTGGCGGTGGTATCGTCCAGTGGCGGATGTCTAG
- the pyrR gene encoding bifunctional pyr operon transcriptional regulator/uracil phosphoribosyltransferase PyrR, with protein sequence MKKKEIVDDVTMKRAITRITYEIIERNKNLDKIVLAGIKTRGVYIAQRIQERLKQLENLDVPLIELDTKAFRDDVKAEQDTSVFPIEIDGTDVILVDDVLYTGRTIRAAIDNIVSHGRPARVGLAVLVDRGHRELPIRADYVGKNIPTSESEEIEVLVTEVDGKDSVNIIDPS encoded by the coding sequence ATGAAGAAAAAAGAGATCGTCGATGACGTAACCATGAAACGTGCCATTACACGTATCACTTATGAGATTATTGAGCGTAACAAAAATCTTGACAAGATTGTCTTGGCTGGTATTAAGACACGTGGTGTTTATATTGCTCAGCGTATCCAAGAGCGCTTGAAACAGTTGGAAAACCTTGATGTGCCATTGATTGAGCTTGATACTAAGGCTTTCCGTGATGATGTTAAGGCTGAACAAGACACATCTGTTTTCCCTATTGAAATTGATGGAACAGATGTTATCCTTGTGGATGATGTGCTTTACACAGGTCGTACGATTCGTGCAGCTATTGATAATATCGTTAGCCATGGACGTCCAGCGCGTGTTGGTTTGGCTGTCTTGGTTGACCGTGGTCACCGTGAATTGCCAATCCGTGCGGACTATGTTGGTAAAAATATCCCAACAAGTGAGTCAGAAGAAATCGAAGTTTTGGTGACAGAAGTTGATGGCAAAGATAGCGTCAACATTATTGATCCAAGCTAA